In Melospiza georgiana isolate bMelGeo1 chromosome 15, bMelGeo1.pri, whole genome shotgun sequence, one genomic interval encodes:
- the LOC131090014 gene encoding sulfate transporter-like yields the protein MEDTSSQEPAPSKAPLGSLGPHEPAAPLIVLEEQERPGCSRELVLARARAACRCSPGALGRALLRLLPVLEWLPRYDPRSQLLGDVVSGLLVGVVAIPQSISYSLLANQDPVYGIYTNFFCNIIYAATATSRHASVGSFGVLCLMVGQSVTRHLQLAGYGDGSAALGDNSSSPGNGTEPCDRSCYAITVALSLSFLVGLYQILLGVLQMGFVAVYLSEPLLGGFVTGSSLTILTSQMKYLLGLKIPRHEGVGSFILTWVDLFRHIHNTNICDLLTSLVALAVIVPVKELNERYKERLKAPFPIELLVVIAATLISHYFDFERRYKAAVCGDIPTGFRKPTVPDFSLFPSLALDALPIAVIGFAMTVSLAEIFGKKHGYAVSANQEMIAIGMCNLIPSFFYCFASSAALTKTLLKESTGSQTQVSGLVTSLVLLLVLLWISPLFYSLQTSILGVVTIVNLRGGLRRFRDTPRMWQLSKLDTAVWWATMLCSTLVTTEIGLLVGVCFALLCIIFRTQRPRATLLGRVRDREVYEDQAAYKQLSSISNIKIFRFECSLYYANKDYFKAVLYQKTGLNPVLLAASLGNRARPEPGGTRGCCGCPRQGRSRAESPPGDACVPSTDMHTLILDCGAMQFIDTVGLSALKETHHDYEEVGVQVLLANCNPSIRQRLREGGWAGRAGGQLAFHSIHDAVQFAERWHRGDSGDKRAAPPEPEEQQHFQVSL from the exons ATGGAGGACACGTCCAGCCAGGAGCCGGCGCCCAGCAAAGCCCCGCTGGGCTCCCTGGGGCCCCACGAGCCTGCTGCCCCCTTGATcgtgctggaggagcaggagcgcccgggctgcagcagggagctggtcCTGGCGAGGGCCAGAGCCGCCTGCAGGTGCAGCCCCGGGGCCCTGGGCCGGGCCCTGCTGCGGCTGCTGCCCGTGCTGGAGTGGCTGCCCCGCTACGATCCCCGCTCCCAGCTGCTCGGGGACGTGGTCTCGGGGCTCCTGGTGGGCGTCGTGGCCATCCCTCAGTCCATCTCCTACTCCCTGCTGGCCAACCAGGACCCCGTCTACGGCATCTACACCAACTTCTTCTGCAACATCATCTACGCGGCCACGGCCACGTCGCGCCACGCCAGCGTGGGCTCCTTCGGGGTGCTGTGCCTCATGGTGGGGCAGTCGGTGACGCGCCACCTGCAGCTGGCGGGCTATGGGGACGGCAGTGCCGCCCTCGGGGACAACTCCAGCTCCCCCGGGAACGGGACAGAGCCGTGTGACAGGAGCTGCTACGCCATCACTGTGGCCCTTTCCTTGAGCTTCCTCGTGGGCCTCTACCAG atcCTGCTGGGGGTTTTACAGATGGGCTTCGTGGCTGTCTACCTGTCAGAGCCTCTGCTGGGTGGCTTCGTGACAGGCTCcagcctcaccatcctcacctCCCAGATGAAATACTTGCTGGGCCTGAAGATCCCCCGGCACGAGGGGGTGGGCTCCTTCATCCTCACCTGGGTGGACCTCTTCAGGCACATCCACAACACCAACATCTGCGACCTGCTGACCAGCCTGGTGGCCTTGGCCGTCATCGTGCCCGTCAAGGAGCTCAACGAGCGCTACAAGGAGAGGTTGAAGGCCCCATTCCCCATCGAGCTGCTGGTGGTCATCGCAGCCACCCTCATCTCCCACTACTTCGACTTTGAGCGGCGCTACAAGGCCGCCGTGTGTGGGGACATccccacgggcttcaggaagCCCACTGTCCCAGACTTCAGCCTgttccccagcctggcactggatGCTCTGCCCATTGCTGTCATTGGCTTTGCCATGACCGTGTCCCTGGCAGAGATCTTTGGCAAGAAGCATGGCTACGCCGTCAGCGCCAACCAGGAGATGATCGCCATCGGCATGTGCAACCTCATCCCCTCCTTCTTCTACTGCTTcgccagctctgctgccctcaccAAGACCCTGCTGAAGGAGTCCACGGGGAGCCAGACCCAGGTGTCTGGGCTGGTCAcgtccctggtgctgctgctggtgctgctgtggatcTCCCCGCTCTTCTACTCGCTGCAGACCTCCATCCTCGGCGTGGTCACCATCGTCAACCTGCGGGGAGGCCTCAGGAGGTTCCGGGACACGCCCAGGATGTGGCAGCTCAGCAAGCTGGACACGGCGGTGTGGTGGGCCACCATGCTGTGCTCCACGCTGGTCACCACGGAGATCGGGCTCCTAGTGGGCGTTTGCTTCGCGCTGCTCTGCATCATCTTCCGCACGCAGCGCCCGCGCGCCACGCTGCTGGGCAgggtcagggacagggaggTTTATGAGGACCAGGCCGCCTACaaacagctcagcagcatctccaACATCAAAATCTTCCGCTTCGAGTGCTCCCTCTACTACGCCAACAAGGATTACTTCAAGGCTGTGCTGTACCAGAAAACCGGGCTcaaccctgtgctgctggctgccagcctggggaaCCGGGCACGGCCAGAGCCAGGCggcaccaggggctgctgtggctgcccgagacagggcaggagcagggctgagagccCCCCAGGAGATGCCTGTGTCCCCTCCACGGACATGCACACCCTGATCCTGGACTGCGGGGCCATGCAGTTCATAGACACCGTGGGTCTCTCTGCGCTCAAGGAGACGCACCACGACTACGAGGAGGTGGGAGTGCAGGTGCTCCTGGCCAACTGCAACCCCTCCATCCGCCAGCGGCTGCGGGAGGGAGGCTGGGCCGGCCGCGCTGGGGGCCAGCTGGCCTTCCACAGCATCCACGATGCCGTGCAGTTCGCCGAGCGCTGGCACcggggggacagcggggacaaaCGGGCTGCTCCCCCGGAGCCCGAGGAACAACAGCACTTCCAGGTGTCTCTGTAG